Part of the Verrucomicrobiota bacterium genome is shown below.
GAGAGAGCCGCTTCTTTCTGAACGCCGATAATGCCCCACATCAGAACGTTGCCGCGCTGATCGGATTTCTGGGCATGGATGATCGCCACGTCGAGCCGGACAGCCGGTACCGCCGCCAGCCGTTCCCCGGTGAACGGACATTGCATGAAACGGATATTTTGGTTGTAGGAAGGCAAATCCGTTCCGGTATATCCGCGTAAAATCGCAAACGGTAGTCCCGAGGCGCCTGCGGTGTACGCCGAAGCCATGGCGGCATGACTGTGTTCCTCGATGTCCAGCGGGCCGGGCCACCCGTTCTCGACGGCGTCTCGAAATCGATGCAGAGAACCGACCCCGGGGTTCCCGCCCCAGGAAAAGATGAGTTTCCGGGCGCAGCCTGCGCCGATCAGTTGGTCATAAATCAGGTCGGGGGTCATACGAACGAGGGTGAGATTTTTTTTTCGCTGCCGAATGATTTCGTGGCCGGCGGCAAACGGAATGAGATGAGTGAAGCCCTCGAGCGCAACAGAATCCCCATCGCGAACGAACTCGCCGATGGCCTGGGAGAGGGTGGTAGTCAACGGGTGCGGGGTCTTAGGCATGTTCCGGGCGATGTGCGATTAGCGCACTTATGTGCGCACAATTCATTCATGGAGCTTGTCGCGCGAAGCGTCAAGGCCTTTTTGCTCGGGTGGTTTTTCCGCGTCCGGCCGCGCAAGCCGGGGCGCGTTGCCGCTTGACCGTGACTAACTCGACCCTTAGGCTTCTA
Proteins encoded:
- a CDS encoding CoA transferase subunit A, which codes for MPKTPHPLTTTLSQAIGEFVRDGDSVALEGFTHLIPFAAGHEIIRQRKKNLTLVRMTPDLIYDQLIGAGCARKLIFSWGGNPGVGSLHRFRDAVENGWPGPLDIEEHSHAAMASAYTAGASGLPFAILRGYTGTDLPSYNQNIRFMQCPFTGERLAAVPAVRLDVAIIHAQKSDQRGNVLMWGIIGVQKEAALSARRVVVTVEEVVEDLGAAANASVLPFWTVDAVVKAPGGASPSYAMGYYDRDNAFYKRWDEISRTREGFLTWLEENVFLKDSAPQAASASLASAGKENP